In Aquila chrysaetos chrysaetos chromosome 2, bAquChr1.4, whole genome shotgun sequence, the following are encoded in one genomic region:
- the C2H14orf132 gene encoding uncharacterized protein C14orf132 homolog, which translates to MDLSFMAAQLPVMGGAFMDSPNEDFSTEYSLFNSSANVHAASSMQNPPEETSRSSNDAILLWIAIIATIGNIVVVGVVYAFTF; encoded by the coding sequence CTTCCTGTTATGGGAGGAGCCTTTATGGACTCACCCAACGAGGACTTTAGTACGGAGTACTCCTTGTTTAACTCATCAGCCAACGTCCATGCAGCTTCTTCCATGCAGAATCCACCAGAAGAGACATCCCGTTCTTCAAATGATGCCATATTGTTATGGATTGCAATAATAGCAACAATTGGAAATATTGTGGTTGTGGGAGTGGTGTATGCCTTCACCTTCTAG